AGGGATTAATATGAAACATAGGAAATTAGTAAAATTAGCTGTGGCAGGTTTGGTGTCTGCATTGTTTCTAACTGCGTGCGGTGAAAGCAAGGGTGTATCAACAAAAAGCAAAACAGAGGAGAATGGCGAGGAGCAAAGTGCAAAGCCTGAGGAGAAAAAGAAGAATCAAAGGCTGGCTCCCGCTCCAATCCGATAAAAGTAAATGAGATGGCTGCGATTGAAACGGTCACATACGATGATTCATCAAATGAATATAAAACAAAGATTGAGCTGTCAGTAGAAGAGGTCATTCGCGGACAGGATGCACAGGTCAAACTGAAGGAAATGAATGAGTTTAACGAGGATGCACCTGAAGGATATGAATGGGTTCTTGTAAAAAGCAAAGTAATAGTTGCCGACTCTGAAACAGAGGACCATCCATTCACGATCGATGGAATCATGAACTTTAAATTTGTCAGCGAGAGCGGCGATACTGTCGCAACAGCAGAACCTGATTTTTCTTTTGAAATGTATAAAGGAAACGAGAAGGAAGGGTATATAGCCGGTTTAGTAAAAACCGGCGAGGATGCCAAAATGGAATATGATTCCTGGGTAGGAAATACCGTGTTTTTTGATTTGAAATAAAACTTCAAAGCCCCTCTCATTAGTGAGAAGGGCATTTTTCCATCATCCTTTTCCCGCCTGGAATCCGGGATATTGTGTCATGCCTCCGTCAGCATATAATGTCAGTCCGGTGACATAGCTCGCTTCTGTGGAAGCCAGCCACACTGCACAAGCTGCGATTTCTTCGGGCTTCCCGATGTAGCCCATAGGAATGAGCTCAAGGACACCTTTTTTCAATTCAGGATCTGAGAATTTTTCAGCATTAATCGGTGTATCAATAGCACCAGGGGCAATGCAGTTCACCCTGATTCCGTGCGGGGCAAATTCAAGAGCCAGAGTCTCGGTCATCAATTTGACCCCGCCTTTGCTTGCGGCATAGTGAACAAAATGGGGCCAGGGAATTTCCTGATGAACAGATGACATATTAATGATCGAGCCTTTTATTTTGTTTTCCAGCATATAATCAAGGGCTTCCCGGCAGCCAAGAAATTGTCCCGTCAAATTCGTCGAAATAACTTTATTCCAATCCTCAAGGGTGAGTTCTTCAGATGGGACTTCATTTTCGATTCCCGCGTTATTGATCATGACATCGAGGGAACCGAACGTGTTAATTGCATGGGCAATCATTCTTTTAATATCCTCTTCCTTTGTAACATCCCCCTGGATGGCAGATGCACTTCCGCCTGCATTTTCAATCGTTTCAATGATTCCCTGCAGTTCCTGTTCCTCATTAAAATAATTGATGACAACCTTCGCTTTTTCAGCACCGAATCGCTCAGCCATTGCCTTCCCTAGCCCGGTAGCTCCGCCGGTAATGACGATAACTTTGCCTTCAAGACTTGGATACATAAGATCCGCTCCCTTATTTTTATTTTTTCGTAAAGCCCAGCAAAACTCCACCTGCGATAATAAACAAACAGCCCAGGAGAACCATAAACACCTGCTTTTTGCTTTTGCGTTCATTTAAAAAGAAAAGCCCGCCAATGGTCGATATGACAATTCCGGTCTGGGAGAGTGAAAAGCTGGTGGCAACGCCGATTTTCGGCAGTGAAAGCAGCAATCCCAGATTCCCCGTGCTCCAAATCAGTCCCGTAATGATATTCCTTATAGCAAATTTGTTATATGGCTTGCGGCGCAGAGTTATGAGGAATGCTCCTGTTACCATCCCAATCGCCTGCGGCAGAATCGCAGACCAGCCGTCAATATCAAACCAGCGGATTAAAACGACATACCCCACAAAACCTGCCGTCGATAAAAGCAGTACAAGCAATCCTTTCTTGAGACTTTTTCCCTGTTCCTTGTCATCCCCCTGTTTCAGAGAAGTCAGAACGGCACCAACAATGATGCAGACAAGAGAGGAGACCCCGATGATAATGCTCATCGTTGTTTCCCATTCTTTAAAAATGAATACCCCAAAAAAAGTTGTTCCAATAAGCTGCAGACCTGTGGACATCGGAGCTGTCTTGGCAACTCCCAGATAGCGGACTGCCCCAAACTGATTTTTCTGCCCGATTGACCAGAACAAACCAGAAATAAAGCCGACTGCCCAAACAATATTGGACAGATCCGGCCTCTTGAAAAGATAGACAGCGATGGCAAATAACAGGGCACCTATTGTCGTACCAAGTGTCTGGCTGTCCTCGTCACCGCCAAGCTTGTTGCTGACAAATACAATGCTGCCCCAGGAAACCGCTGCTATGAGGGCTAGTAGAATTCCAGTCATGGTGTATACCTCATCTTTCGATTATATGTACATTTTTAGATTGCGGCTATAGAAAGGCTCTTATTCCACAAGCAAAAAAAGTATTAAATTCTTTATTATTCTTTCCACAAAAATAAACAAGTGAAACCAATAGCATCAGCAATCTTTCTTAATAAAAGCTGTTTGACAGATATTTCAATATAATAATTTATCGCACAATTTATAATATTTGTGTTAAACTAACAAATATCACTGTCAAATAACAGTGACAAGCAATTATTCTCTTTTATATAATAATCACTTCGGAGGGAATTCTATGAAAAACGCAATCAGCAAGTGGAACCAAATAAGCCTGGTCAAAAGAATTCTGCTGGGCATCATCGCAGGTGTCGCCCTGGCTTTGACCATTCCTAAAGCAGCGGGATGGATCACTATCTTCGGCACTCTTTTTGTAGGTGCATTAAAAGCTGTAGCGCCGGTATTGGTATTTTTCCTGGTAATGCACGCCATTTCCAAGCATAGAAGCGGCCATAAGACGAATATGAAATCTATTATCGCCCTTTATGGATTAAGTACTTTTCTGGCTGGATTTGTAGCAGTTGTTGCCAGCTTTATTTTTCCGGTTACCCTGTCACTTGCTCCCGGAGCTGAGGATGTAACACCTCCTGGAGGGATAGCAGAAGTTCTTCAAACTCTTCTGACTAACGTAGTGGACAACCCGGTCAATGCACTGATTAATGGTAACTATATCGGTATTCTGACTTGGGCAATTCTCCTCGGCATTGCTTTAAGAAAATCTGCTGATACAACAAAAAACATGCTCGCAAACTTCTCAGATGCAATCTCGACTTTAGTAAAATGGGTAATTAGCTTCGCTCCAATCGGGATCATGGGTCTCGTGTTTGATGCGATAGTCACCAATGGTCTTTCAGCATTGCTTGATTACGGAAAACTGCTTGCAATCCTGCTCGGTTCTATGTTCTTTATTGCTCTTGTTGTGAATCCGCTTATCGTATTCTTAAACATTCGCAGGAACCCATATCCTCTAGTATTTAAATGTCTGAGAGAAAGCGGAATGACAGCATTCTTTACGCGCAGCTCAGCAGCGAACATCCCTGTAAATATGAGCTTATGCGAAAAGCTTGGGCTGGATGAAGATACTTATTCCGTATCCATCCCATTAGGCGCAACGGTTAACATGGCAGGTGCAGCTGTTACAATTTCTATTCTGACTCTTGCTGCTGTCCATACACTAGGCATTCAAGTGGACTTTGCAACTGCTCTTATCCTTAGCGTATTAGCAGCAGTATCTGCCGCAGGTGCATCAGGTGTTGCAGGCGGTTCGCTTCTTCTCATCCCTTTAGCAGCCAGCTTATTCGGAATACCGAACGACATCGCGATGCAGGTTGTGGGTGTAGGATTCATCATAGGAGTTCTTCAGGATTCTTGTGAAACGGCCCTTAACTCGTCATCAGATGTTCTATTTACCGCAACTGCTGAATATGCAAAGAAACGCAAAGAAGGCAAAATTGTAAAAATCAGTGCCTGATTACGAAATACAGTTGCCAGTCCTTCTGGCTCCTAAACAAAAAAGCCCTCTCATGGAGAAGGCTTTTTCAATTATGTATTTTTTCCATTTGATGATATAAGTTTTAGATAGATTTACTTGGCACTTGCATCCGGCTGGTGAATTCCGAAAATATTCCCTTCAGTATCCTTATAATAACCCTGCCAAGCCATTCCAGGAAGAGCATACTTCGGCAATGCGACAGTGCCGCCATTCTCAATGATTCTGGCTTCAGCTGCATCATAGTCCTCCACACCCATCGTGCAGGCATATCCGTTTAACGCTTGATTAGCTTCTGGTGGTGGTCCCTGTCTTTGCAACAGAGCACCGTTAATGCCAAGTTCTTCTTCATTTCCAGTCACTGCTCCATAATAAGGCATTCCGGCATACTCACTCCAATCCTGAAATGACCATCCGAATACCTCGCCATAAAACTTCTTGGCGCGCTCCATATCGTCCACATGAACTTCAAAATGAACTAATCTGCCCATAGTCTCCTCCTTTTAATTTCGTAATCGCTTACAAATCTATTATAATGCCTATGGAAAAAAGTACAAGGCGCCTTCTTAACCTCTTATTGCTCTTGTTTCTGAAAATAAACAAAAAGATTCGTTAACCAAATTGATACGGGTGCTACAGAGAAATAGGTTAGATACAAGTAAAAATAGACGGTTCCTATTTGCAGGATAAATAGGAGAAAAGGATACGCTTGATACAAAAGTAAAAATAGCACTCAAAGTTTATTTATAAACACCCTTATACAAAATCAAATACAGCACCGGAACTAAAGCGAGTAGCGTTCTCTGATGGTATCAGTGCAGGTGAACGTTTTCCTTCCCTGTGCAAACCCGACAACGTTTATAAGTATGAAAATAAGAAGCGAATGAAACCAAAATTGATGAGTACTCCAGCTCGAGTATTGATTCCAATTATCGCTAGATTGATTTCATAGCCATGTCTCACTCCTTAGGTCTATACTGCCCGCTAAAGAAATGGAGAAGTTCACAGCTCTTCCTCATTTTTCAATTATAATTTTTTAGATATAATCATATAGATGGCATCTGTTAAAAAAGCTTCATGGATACATTCAGCCCTGCAAGTTTAATTGCTTCTTCCATTTCAGATGAAGCAATTCTGGGATGTCTTTCTTTTGGAAAGTCTTTCTTTTCAATTTCGATACATACGAAATAGCCGCCAGGCTTAAACACTCGTTTATTTGCCCCAGTGCACGTAGTAAGGATGGCATCTCATGGAGAACTAATGATGCAAGTGCAAGACCAATACTATTGTCGGGTAATGGAATATGATTAATACTTTCTTTTAGTATTATGATATTTTCATTTTTTCCTTTTCCGCTTTGGGGTTTGATCACATCCAGCATATCTCCATCAATATCTAATGCATAAACCATTCCAGCTGTGGCTCTTGCTGCGGACTGTAATATTACCAGTGCCAGCACCTATATCCGAAATCGTGTACGTATTCTTA
This window of the Cytobacillus pseudoceanisediminis genome carries:
- the sstT gene encoding serine/threonine transporter SstT, with product MKNAISKWNQISLVKRILLGIIAGVALALTIPKAAGWITIFGTLFVGALKAVAPVLVFFLVMHAISKHRSGHKTNMKSIIALYGLSTFLAGFVAVVASFIFPVTLSLAPGAEDVTPPGGIAEVLQTLLTNVVDNPVNALINGNYIGILTWAILLGIALRKSADTTKNMLANFSDAISTLVKWVISFAPIGIMGLVFDAIVTNGLSALLDYGKLLAILLGSMFFIALVVNPLIVFLNIRRNPYPLVFKCLRESGMTAFFTRSSAANIPVNMSLCEKLGLDEDTYSVSIPLGATVNMAGAAVTISILTLAAVHTLGIQVDFATALILSVLAAVSAAGASGVAGGSLLLIPLAASLFGIPNDIAMQVVGVGFIIGVLQDSCETALNSSSDVLFTATAEYAKKRKEGKIVKISA
- a CDS encoding GRP family sugar transporter; this encodes MTGILLALIAAVSWGSIVFVSNKLGGDEDSQTLGTTIGALLFAIAVYLFKRPDLSNIVWAVGFISGLFWSIGQKNQFGAVRYLGVAKTAPMSTGLQLIGTTFFGVFIFKEWETTMSIIIGVSSLVCIIVGAVLTSLKQGDDKEQGKSLKKGLLVLLLSTAGFVGYVVLIRWFDIDGWSAILPQAIGMVTGAFLITLRRKPYNKFAIRNIITGLIWSTGNLGLLLSLPKIGVATSFSLSQTGIVISTIGGLFFLNERKSKKQVFMVLLGCLFIIAGGVLLGFTKK
- a CDS encoding VOC family protein, which codes for MGRLVHFEVHVDDMERAKKFYGEVFGWSFQDWSEYAGMPYYGAVTGNEEELGINGALLQRQGPPPEANQALNGYACTMGVEDYDAAEARIIENGGTVALPKYALPGMAWQGYYKDTEGNIFGIHQPDASAK
- a CDS encoding class I SAM-dependent methyltransferase produces the protein MVYALDIDGDMLDVIKPQSGKGKNENIIILKESINHIPLPDNSIGLALASLVLHEMPSLLRALGQINECLSLAAISYVSKLKRKTFQKKDIPELLHLKWKKQLNLQG
- a CDS encoding glucose-1-dehydrogenase, yielding MYPSLEGKVIVITGGATGLGKAMAERFGAEKAKVVINYFNEEQELQGIIETIENAGGSASAIQGDVTKEEDIKRMIAHAINTFGSLDVMINNAGIENEVPSEELTLEDWNKVISTNLTGQFLGCREALDYMLENKIKGSIINMSSVHQEIPWPHFVHYAASKGGVKLMTETLALEFAPHGIRVNCIAPGAIDTPINAEKFSDPELKKGVLELIPMGYIGKPEEIAACAVWLASTEASYVTGLTLYADGGMTQYPGFQAGKG